The Arachis hypogaea cultivar Tifrunner chromosome 14, arahy.Tifrunner.gnm2.J5K5, whole genome shotgun sequence genome has a segment encoding these proteins:
- the LOC112743107 gene encoding uncharacterized protein → MVAKSVKVIAQTDLIKYMLSFPMLRGRLEKWMLALTEFNLQYVPTKAVKGQVITDFLVDNSKDLNDKGANIVDVEVNYWKLYFDGSKHKDGAGVGILIISPEGIPSEFLFKLKYPCSNNVAEYEALILGLEILIDKGALEVQILGDSQLVLKQLSKEFKCNSETLQKHLVIAWELLTSFRKISLVHIPRIYNEIANELAQIASKYRIGPETIKKLSSIHQILVPANEREVLCMSEWDDSNWRKPIARYLKDPNITIDRKLKLKAINFVLLADELYKKGIDGSLLRCLSREDQNIALGEVHNGICGAHQAGKKMRWVLYRNHVFWPSMIEDCIDYAKHKFILVAIDYFTKWVEAVPLVEVGQTEIIDFVEENIIHRFGIPQTLSTDQGTMCTGQRIKNFATSRNISMVTSTPYYTQANGQVEVANKILIGLIKKHIRNKPRTWHETLSQVLWAYRNSPRGSTGTSPYKLVYGHDTVLPLEINLNTLRVSKQNELPVDDYWNAMFDELNEFDSERILALDNVIRQKESLARSYNRRIKEKSFKIGELVLKVILPMEKKSKFLGKWSHNWEGLFQVIRVISRNAYQIKDIESRKIVNSINEKNLKYFYCWQI, encoded by the exons ATGGTGGCTAAATCGGTGAAAGTAATAGCACAAACCGATCTTATTAAATATATGCTAAGTTTCCCTATGTTAAGAGGACGTTTGGAAAAATGGATGCTAGCATTAACGGAATTTAATTTACAATATGTCCCGACTAAGGCTGTGAAAGGACAGGTCATTACAGATTTTCTTGTAGACAATTCGAAAGATCTGAATGACAAGGGGGCAAATATAGTCGATGTAGAAGTTAATTATTGGAAATTGTATTTCGATGGATCCAAACATAAAGATGGCGCAGGGGTTGGAATCCTTATTATCTCACCAGAAGGTATTCCATCAGAATTCTTGTTCAAATTAAAGTATCCTTGTTCTAATAATGTAGCCGAATATGAGGCTTTGATTCTGGGTCTAGAAATTTTAATCGACAAAGGAGCTTTAGAAGTTCAAATTCTGGGGGATTCACAGTTAGTTTTAAAGCAGTTATCGAAGGAGTTTAAGTGTAATAGTGAGACGTTACAAAAACATTTAGTAATTGCTTGGGAGTTATTGACGTCTTTTCGAAAAATTTCTTTGGTGCATATCCCTCGAATTTATAATGAGATTGCTAATGAGTTAGCCCAAATTGCTTCGAAGTATCGAATTGGTCCGGAAACTATTAAGAAATTATCTAGTATCCATCAAATTTTGGTACCGGCAAATGAGAGAGAGGTACTATGCATGAGTGAATGGGATGATTCCAATTGGAGAAAACCTATTGCTCGATATTTGAAAGATCCCAATATTACAATTGATAGAAAACTAAAGTTAAAAGCAATAAACTTTGTTTTATTGGCCGATGAGTTATACAAAAAAGGGATCGATGGAAGTTTGTTGAGATGTTTGAGTCGAGAAGATCAAAACATTGCTTTGGGTGAAGTTCATAATGGAATATGTGGTGCTCATCAGGCAGGAAAGAAAATGAGATGGGTATTATATCGCAATCATGTATTTTGGCCATCTATGATAGAAGATTGTATCGATTATGCAAAG CACAAATTTATTTTAGTGGCTATTGATTATTTTACGAAATGGGTGGAAGCAGTTCCTTTGGTAGAAGTTGGTCAGACAGAGATAATTGATTTTGTCGAGGAAAATATTATTCATCGATTTGGGATTCCTCAGACATTAAGTACTGACCAAGGAACTATGTGCACTGGCCAacgaattaaaaattttgcgactTCGAGAAACATTAGTATGGTTACTTCAACTCCTTATTATACACAAGCTAATGGGCAAGTGGAGGTAGCAAATAAGATATTGATTGGTTTGATTAAAAAGCATATCAGGAATAAGCCTCGAACATGGCATGAGACTTTAAGTCAAGTGTTATGGGCTTATCGAAACTCACCAAGAGGTTCGACAGGAACTTCACCTTATAAATTAGTATATGGCCATGATACAGTATTGccattagaaattaatttgaatactcTAAGAGTATCGAAACAGAATGAGTTGCCAGTCGATGACTATTGGAATGCCATGTTTGATGAATTGAATGAGTTTGATTCAGAGCGAATTCTAGCACTTGATAATGTAATTCGACAAAAAGAAAGTCTTGCTCGAAGTTATAATCGTCGAATTAAGGAGAAATCTTTCAAAATAGGTGAGTTAGTTTTGAAAGTTATTTTACCGATGGAAAAGAAATCGAAATTTCTTGGTAAATGGTCTCATAACTGGGAAGGTCTCTTTCAAGTGATAAGAGTCATTTCTAGAAACGCCTATCAGATTAAAGATATCGAGTCAAGGAAAATAGTTAATTCGATTAatgaaaaaaatctaaaatatttcTATTGCTGGCAAATATAG